A portion of the Physeter macrocephalus isolate SW-GA chromosome 15, ASM283717v5, whole genome shotgun sequence genome contains these proteins:
- the NSMAF gene encoding protein FAN isoform X5 has translation MARNMHQAFAGATLVGETQDRRQRFSLLLLNLEEYYFEQHTANHVQHKGSRYERKIRGSLKICSKSVIFEPDAISQPIIKIPLRDCIKIGKHGENGANRHFTKAVSGGISLIFSQVYFIKEHNIVAPYKIERGTMEYVFELDVSGKVEDVVETLLQLHRASCLDKLGDQTAMITAILQSRLARTSFDKNRFQSVSEKLHMECKAEMVTPLVTNPGHVCITDTNLYFQPLNGYPKPMVQITLHDVRRIYKRRHGLMPLGLEVFCTEDDPCSDVYLKFYERQDRDDLYFYIATYLEHHVAERTAEGCTLQWQRGLLSNYQYLLHLNTLADRSCNDLSQYPVFPWVVGDYSSSELDLSNPGTFRDLSKPVGALNKERLERLLTRYREMPEPKFMYGSHYSSPGYVLFYLVRIAPEYMLCLQNGRFDNADRMFNSIAETWKNCLDGATDFKELIPEFYGDDVSFLVNSLKLDLGKRQGGQMVDDVELPPWARSPEDFLQKSRDALESDYVSEHLHEWIDLVFGCKQKGRNAVGAHNVFHPLTYEGGVNLNSIEDPDEKVAMLTQILEFGQTPKQLFVTPHPRRITPKFKSLSQPSSYSASTADSPVSPGEESFEDLTEESRTLAWSNITRLRPHEQHKIHKEAVTGIAVSRSGSSVFTTSQDSTLKMFSKESKMLQRSISFSNMALSSCLLLPGDATVVSSSWDNNVYFYSIAFGRRQDTLMGHDDAVSKICWHDNRLYSASWDSTVKVWSGVPAEMPGSRRHQFDLLAELEHDVGVDTISLNAASTLLVSGTKEGTVTIWDLTAAAILHQIPCHSGTVCDTAFSPDSRHVLSAGEDGCLNVVDVQTGMLMSSMTSDEPQRCFLWDGNSVLAGSQSGELLVWDLLGGKIRERIQGHTGAVTCMWMNEQCSGVITGGEDRQIMFWKLQY, from the exons GAAAATCAGAGGCtccttaaaaatatgttcaaaatcaGTTATTTTTGAACCGGATGCAATATCCCAACCCATCATTAag ATTCCTTTGAGAGATtgtataaaaataggaaaacatgGAGAAAATGGAGCCAATAGACACTTCACAAA GGCAGTATCCGGGGGGATCTCGCTCATTTTCAGTCAG GTATATTTCATTAAAGAACACAACATTGTTGCACCATATAAAATAGAAAGG GGCACAATGGAATATGTCTTCGAGTTGGATGTTTCGGGGAAGGTGGAAGATGTCGTGGAGACATTGCTTCAG CTTCACAGAGCATCCTGTCTGGACAAACTTGGAGACCAAACTGCTATG ATAACAGCCATTTTGCAGTCCCGTTTGGCTAGGACGTCATTTGACAAAAACAG ATTCCAAAGTGTTTCTGAAAAGCTGCACATGGAATGCAAAGCAGAAATGGTGACGCCTCTGGTGACGAATCCTGGCCATGTGTGTATCACTGACACCAACCTGTACTTCCAGCCTCTCAATGGGTACCCG AAACCCATGGTCCAGATAACACTCCACGACGTCCGCCGCATTTACAAGAGGAGACACGGTCTCATGCCTCTG GGCTTGGAAGTGTTTTGCACAGAAGATGATCCGTGTTCCGACGTCTACCTGAAGTTCTATGAACGTCAAGACCGAGATGACCTCTATTTTTACATTGCTACATACCTAG AGCACCACGTGGCGGAGCGCACGGCCGAGGGCTGCACGCTGCAGTGGCAGCGCGGGCTCCTGTCCAACTACCAGTACCTGCTGCACCTCAACACGCTGGCCGACCGCAGCTGCAACGACCTCTCCCAGTACCCCGTGTTCCCCTGGGTCGTCGGCGACTACAGCAGCTCCGAGCTGG atcTGTCAAATCCAGGAACCTTCCGGGATCTCAGTAAGCCAGTGGGGGCCCTCAACAAGGAACGTCTGGAGAGGCTGCTG ACGCGCTACCGGGAGATGCCGGAGCCCAAGTTCATGTACGGCAGCCACTACTCCTCCCCGGGCTACGTGCTGTTTTATCTGGTCAGGATTG caCCAGAGTATATGCTGTGTCTGCAGAATGGAAGATTCGACAACGCAGACAGAATGTTCAACAG taTTGCAGAAACTTGGAAAAACTGTTTGGATGGTGCAACTGATTTTAAAGAG CTGATTCCGGAATTCTATGGTGATGATGTCAGCTTTTTAGTCAATAGTCTGAAGCTGGATTTGGGAAAGAGACAAGGAGGGCAGATGGTTGATGACGTAGAACTCCCCCCTTGGGCCCGGA GTCCCGAGGACTTTCTCCAGAAGAGCAGAGATGCGCTGGAAAGCGATTACGTGTCAGAGCACCTTCACGAGTGGATCGATCTCGTGTTTGGCTGCAAGCAGAAGGGGAGGAACGCTGTTGGAGCCCACAATG TGTTTCATCCCCTGACCTACGAAGGAGGTGTCAACTTGAACAG CATCGAGGATCCTGATGAGAAGGTAGCCATGCTCACCCAGATCTTGGAGTTTGGGCAGACACCAAAGCAGCTCTTTGTGACACCGCATCCTCGAAGGATCACCCCAAAGTTTAAAAGCTTGTCCCAGCCCTCCAGTTACAGTGCTTCCACGGCAGACTCTCCAG TCTCTCCAGGTGAAGAGTCTTTTGAAGACCTGACCGAAGAAAGCAGAACGCTGGCCTGGAGTAACATCACGCGACTGCGGCCCCACGAGCAGCACAAAATCCACAAAGA GGCAGTCACTGGAATAGCAGTCTCTCGCAGTGGGTCGTCTGTCTTTACAACCTCACAAG ATTCCACCTTGAAGATGTTTTCCAAAGAATCCAAGATGCTACAAAGAAGTATATCATTCTCAAATATG GCTTTATCATCGTGTTTACTTTTACCAGGAGATGCCACCGTCGTAAGCTCTTCGTGGGATAACAATGT ctatttttattccATTGCATTTGGAAGACGCCAAGACACATTAATGGGACATGATGATGCTGTTAGTAAGATCTGCTGGCATGACAACAGGCTGTATTCTGCGTCATGGGACTCTACTGTGAAG GTGTGGTCCGGGGTTCCTGCAGAGATGCCAGGCTCCAGGAGACACCAGTTTGACCTGCTGGCCGAGCTGGAGCACGATGTCGGC GTCGATACAATCAGTTTAAACGCTGCAAGCACACTGTTGGTTTCAGGCACCAAAGAAGGCACAGTGACTATTTGGGACCTCACTGCAGCCGCCATACTGCACCAGATTCCATGTCACTCAGGGACCGTATGTGATACTGCTTTCAGCCCAG ACAGTCGCCACGTGCTCAGCGCAGGAGAAGACGGCTGCCTAAATGTCGTCGATGTGCAGACGGGAATGCTCATGTCTTCTATGACTTCGGACGAGCCCCAGAG GTGCTTTCTCTGGGATGGAAATTCGGTTTTGGCCGGGAGTCAGTCTGGTGAGCTGCTTGTCTGGGACCTCCTCGGGGGGAAGATCAGGGAGAGAATCCAGGGCCACACAG GTGCCGTGACGTGTATGTGGATGAACGAACAGTGTAGCGGTGTCATCACgggaggggaagacagacaaaTTATGTTCTGGAAATTGCAGTATTAA
- the NSMAF gene encoding protein FAN isoform X1 codes for MARNMHQAFAGATLVGETQDRRQRFSLLLLNLEEYYFEQHTANHVQHKGSRYERKIRGSLKICSKSVIFEPDAISQPIIKIPLRDCIKIGKHGENGANRHFTKAVSGGISLIFSQVYFIKEHNIVAPYKIERGTMEYVFELDVSGKVEDVVETLLQLHRASCLDKLGDQTAMITAILQSRLARTSFDKNRFQSVSEKLHMECKAEMVTPLVTNPGHVCITDTNLYFQPLNGYPKPMVQITLHDVRRIYKRRHGLMPLGLEVFCTEDDPCSDVYLKFYERQDRDDLYFYIATYLEHHVAERTAEGCTLQWQRGLLSNYQYLLHLNTLADRSCNDLSQYPVFPWVVGDYSSSELDLSNPGTFRDLSKPVGALNKERLERLLTRYREMPEPKFMYGSHYSSPGYVLFYLVRIAPEYMLCLQNGRFDNADRMFNSIAETWKNCLDGATDFKELIPEFYGDDVSFLVNSLKLDLGKRQGGQMVDDVELPPWARSPEDFLQKSRDALESDYVSEHLHEWIDLVFGCKQKGRNAVGAHNVFHPLTYEGGVNLNSIEDPDEKVAMLTQILEFGQTPKQLFVTPHPRRITPKFKSLSQPSSYSASTADSPVSPGEESFEDLTEESRTLAWSNITRLRPHEQHKIHKEAVTGIAVSRSGSSVFTTSQDSTLKMFSKESKMLQRSISFSNMALSSCLLLPGDATVVSSSWDNNVYFYSIAFGRRQDTLMGHDDAVSKICWHDNRLYSASWDSTVKVWSGVPAEMPGSRRHQFDLLAELEHDVGVDTISLNAASTLLVSGTKEGTVTIWDLTAAAILHQIPCHSGTVCDTAFSPDSRHVLSAGEDGCLNVVDVQTGMLMSSMTSDEPQRCFLWDGNSVLAGSQSGELLVWDLLGGKIRERIQGHTGKLSAADLTPPNLLFPPADVPFSSRELPVCPLGRGRSPPDPGWPGHLHLSLGLRDVRLQNGSFNFHMEN; via the exons GAAAATCAGAGGCtccttaaaaatatgttcaaaatcaGTTATTTTTGAACCGGATGCAATATCCCAACCCATCATTAag ATTCCTTTGAGAGATtgtataaaaataggaaaacatgGAGAAAATGGAGCCAATAGACACTTCACAAA GGCAGTATCCGGGGGGATCTCGCTCATTTTCAGTCAG GTATATTTCATTAAAGAACACAACATTGTTGCACCATATAAAATAGAAAGG GGCACAATGGAATATGTCTTCGAGTTGGATGTTTCGGGGAAGGTGGAAGATGTCGTGGAGACATTGCTTCAG CTTCACAGAGCATCCTGTCTGGACAAACTTGGAGACCAAACTGCTATG ATAACAGCCATTTTGCAGTCCCGTTTGGCTAGGACGTCATTTGACAAAAACAG ATTCCAAAGTGTTTCTGAAAAGCTGCACATGGAATGCAAAGCAGAAATGGTGACGCCTCTGGTGACGAATCCTGGCCATGTGTGTATCACTGACACCAACCTGTACTTCCAGCCTCTCAATGGGTACCCG AAACCCATGGTCCAGATAACACTCCACGACGTCCGCCGCATTTACAAGAGGAGACACGGTCTCATGCCTCTG GGCTTGGAAGTGTTTTGCACAGAAGATGATCCGTGTTCCGACGTCTACCTGAAGTTCTATGAACGTCAAGACCGAGATGACCTCTATTTTTACATTGCTACATACCTAG AGCACCACGTGGCGGAGCGCACGGCCGAGGGCTGCACGCTGCAGTGGCAGCGCGGGCTCCTGTCCAACTACCAGTACCTGCTGCACCTCAACACGCTGGCCGACCGCAGCTGCAACGACCTCTCCCAGTACCCCGTGTTCCCCTGGGTCGTCGGCGACTACAGCAGCTCCGAGCTGG atcTGTCAAATCCAGGAACCTTCCGGGATCTCAGTAAGCCAGTGGGGGCCCTCAACAAGGAACGTCTGGAGAGGCTGCTG ACGCGCTACCGGGAGATGCCGGAGCCCAAGTTCATGTACGGCAGCCACTACTCCTCCCCGGGCTACGTGCTGTTTTATCTGGTCAGGATTG caCCAGAGTATATGCTGTGTCTGCAGAATGGAAGATTCGACAACGCAGACAGAATGTTCAACAG taTTGCAGAAACTTGGAAAAACTGTTTGGATGGTGCAACTGATTTTAAAGAG CTGATTCCGGAATTCTATGGTGATGATGTCAGCTTTTTAGTCAATAGTCTGAAGCTGGATTTGGGAAAGAGACAAGGAGGGCAGATGGTTGATGACGTAGAACTCCCCCCTTGGGCCCGGA GTCCCGAGGACTTTCTCCAGAAGAGCAGAGATGCGCTGGAAAGCGATTACGTGTCAGAGCACCTTCACGAGTGGATCGATCTCGTGTTTGGCTGCAAGCAGAAGGGGAGGAACGCTGTTGGAGCCCACAATG TGTTTCATCCCCTGACCTACGAAGGAGGTGTCAACTTGAACAG CATCGAGGATCCTGATGAGAAGGTAGCCATGCTCACCCAGATCTTGGAGTTTGGGCAGACACCAAAGCAGCTCTTTGTGACACCGCATCCTCGAAGGATCACCCCAAAGTTTAAAAGCTTGTCCCAGCCCTCCAGTTACAGTGCTTCCACGGCAGACTCTCCAG TCTCTCCAGGTGAAGAGTCTTTTGAAGACCTGACCGAAGAAAGCAGAACGCTGGCCTGGAGTAACATCACGCGACTGCGGCCCCACGAGCAGCACAAAATCCACAAAGA GGCAGTCACTGGAATAGCAGTCTCTCGCAGTGGGTCGTCTGTCTTTACAACCTCACAAG ATTCCACCTTGAAGATGTTTTCCAAAGAATCCAAGATGCTACAAAGAAGTATATCATTCTCAAATATG GCTTTATCATCGTGTTTACTTTTACCAGGAGATGCCACCGTCGTAAGCTCTTCGTGGGATAACAATGT ctatttttattccATTGCATTTGGAAGACGCCAAGACACATTAATGGGACATGATGATGCTGTTAGTAAGATCTGCTGGCATGACAACAGGCTGTATTCTGCGTCATGGGACTCTACTGTGAAG GTGTGGTCCGGGGTTCCTGCAGAGATGCCAGGCTCCAGGAGACACCAGTTTGACCTGCTGGCCGAGCTGGAGCACGATGTCGGC GTCGATACAATCAGTTTAAACGCTGCAAGCACACTGTTGGTTTCAGGCACCAAAGAAGGCACAGTGACTATTTGGGACCTCACTGCAGCCGCCATACTGCACCAGATTCCATGTCACTCAGGGACCGTATGTGATACTGCTTTCAGCCCAG ACAGTCGCCACGTGCTCAGCGCAGGAGAAGACGGCTGCCTAAATGTCGTCGATGTGCAGACGGGAATGCTCATGTCTTCTATGACTTCGGACGAGCCCCAGAG GTGCTTTCTCTGGGATGGAAATTCGGTTTTGGCCGGGAGTCAGTCTGGTGAGCTGCTTGTCTGGGACCTCCTCGGGGGGAAGATCAGGGAGAGAATCCAGGGCCACACAGGTAAGCTGTCTGCCGCTGACCTGACTCCACCAAACCTGCTTTTCCCACCAGCGGACGTGCCCTTCTCAAGCAGAGAACTCCCCGTGTGTCCTCTGGGCCGTGGACGTTCCCCTCCAGATCCTGGCTGGCCAGGCCACCTGCATCTATCTCTTGGGTTGAGAGACGTTCGACTCCAGAATGGAAGTTTTAACTTCCACATGGAGAATTAG